A single region of the Desulfonatronovibrio magnus genome encodes:
- a CDS encoding aminotransferase class I/II-fold pyridoxal phosphate-dependent enzyme: protein MKIAPFKLERYFAKHEFSAPYLLCTSDCESMELRELLEFEPDAADRFASLWLGYTESLGDPELRQAISTLYNGITSDQVLVHSGAEEAIFIFMNIALSPGDQVIVHAPYYQSLGEVARSIGAEVAEWTGDPAHAWELDIEDLKSILTPRTKVVVVNFPHNPTGLLPGFEFVRELSELSEKHGFIIFSDEVYRGLELDPSERLPSMADMNNRAVSLGVMSKTYGLAGLRIGWISTRNKHLFSELAAFKDYTTICNSAPSEFLAILALKNADTIVERNLQIIRRNLDHLDAFFKIHEDMFIWHKPKAGSVAFPALLKGTVTQFCTDLVQKAGILLLPGTLYNEELNSFRIGFGRRNLPEAIQKFEDYLQSNLVLFQGLTDSNN, encoded by the coding sequence ATGAAAATTGCACCATTCAAACTTGAACGTTACTTTGCAAAGCATGAATTTTCGGCTCCCTATCTGCTTTGTACCTCTGATTGCGAGAGCATGGAACTGCGGGAACTGCTGGAGTTTGAACCAGATGCAGCAGATCGATTTGCCTCGCTTTGGCTTGGCTACACAGAATCACTTGGGGATCCAGAGCTTCGTCAGGCTATTTCCACTCTGTATAACGGGATTACTTCTGATCAGGTACTTGTACATTCAGGAGCAGAAGAAGCGATTTTTATTTTCATGAACATAGCTCTCAGCCCTGGTGATCAAGTTATAGTTCATGCACCTTACTACCAGTCTCTTGGTGAAGTAGCCCGGAGTATTGGAGCCGAAGTTGCAGAATGGACCGGTGATCCAGCGCATGCATGGGAACTGGATATAGAAGATTTGAAGTCTATTCTTACTCCTCGCACAAAAGTCGTGGTAGTCAATTTTCCGCATAATCCGACAGGATTGCTGCCAGGCTTTGAGTTTGTCCGTGAACTTTCAGAACTTTCGGAAAAGCACGGTTTCATAATCTTTTCTGACGAGGTTTACAGAGGGCTTGAGCTTGATCCGTCAGAACGCCTTCCATCTATGGCGGATATGAATAATCGTGCGGTATCTCTTGGGGTTATGTCAAAGACCTATGGGCTTGCCGGCCTGAGGATCGGCTGGATTTCAACCCGCAATAAACATCTTTTTTCCGAGCTTGCAGCATTTAAGGATTATACAACCATATGCAACAGTGCTCCGAGTGAGTTTCTCGCGATTCTTGCATTGAAAAATGCCGATACCATTGTTGAGCGTAACCTTCAGATAATTCGAAGAAATCTTGATCATCTTGACGCTTTTTTTAAAATCCATGAGGATATGTTTATCTGGCACAAGCCAAAAGCTGGCTCAGTTGCCTTCCCTGCACTGCTCAAAGGGACAGTTACTCAATTTTGCACTGACCTGGTTCAAAAGGCAGGGATCTTGCTTTTGCCGGGAACACTTTATAATGAAGAATTAAATTCATTTCGCATTGGTTTTGGCCGCAGGAATTTGCCTGAAGCTATTCAGAAGTTTGAGGATTATTTGCAGTCTAACCTGGTTCTCTTTCAAGGTCTGACCGATTCAAATAATTGA
- a CDS encoding Nif3-like dinuclear metal center hexameric protein, translating to MTLEQIIKIIEKSAPPKLAMDWDNCGIQVAGSKKKIKRLCIALDPDEKSIEQSISFKADFLLTHHPLTIKPRLPNHQDSFYRILKSLLTTDTILYSAHTSLDANPQGPVRWLADKIGLKNIKVLYPTMTRSAARIFFQHPIDISLKDNDLQDHILDCQLDDQGKMISMVAFHDNVDACIALIKSKVWPFYHVVTPCPEADSICGIGFTGDLPDPLSWAEFIEKLKNLLEINFFSQAGNPPTEISTISCCPGSGADLAEKAFAQGADVFITGDMKYHQAQDAGQKGVVLDVGHFILEEKMMYEWYLSLKSELSDIQINFIRGESPLKVV from the coding sequence ATGACACTGGAACAAATTATAAAAATTATTGAAAAATCCGCCCCACCCAAACTTGCCATGGATTGGGATAATTGCGGAATACAGGTGGCAGGGTCGAAAAAAAAAATAAAACGTCTTTGTATTGCTCTTGACCCTGATGAAAAATCCATTGAGCAATCCATCTCTTTCAAAGCCGATTTTCTTCTAACCCACCACCCCTTGACCATAAAGCCCAGACTCCCCAACCATCAAGATTCATTCTATAGAATACTCAAAAGCCTCCTGACTACAGACACAATCCTTTACAGCGCTCACACTTCTCTTGATGCAAACCCGCAAGGGCCTGTCAGATGGTTAGCTGATAAAATCGGTCTGAAAAATATTAAAGTCCTTTATCCCACCATGACTCGCAGTGCAGCACGCATCTTCTTTCAACATCCCATTGATATTTCTCTAAAAGACAATGACTTACAGGATCATATCCTTGACTGCCAGCTTGATGATCAGGGAAAAATGATAAGCATGGTCGCTTTTCACGACAATGTTGATGCATGCATTGCTTTAATCAAGAGTAAAGTCTGGCCTTTCTACCATGTAGTTACACCCTGCCCTGAGGCTGACAGCATTTGTGGAATTGGTTTTACCGGAGACTTACCTGATCCGTTGTCATGGGCAGAATTCATTGAAAAACTTAAAAATTTACTTGAAATAAATTTTTTTTCTCAGGCAGGAAACCCTCCGACTGAAATATCTACCATTTCCTGTTGTCCGGGTTCTGGAGCCGACCTTGCAGAAAAGGCCTTTGCTCAGGGTGCTGATGTTTTTATTACAGGCGACATGAAGTATCACCAGGCTCAAGATGCTGGCCAGAAAGGGGTTGTGCTGGATGTTGGGCACTTCATACTTGAAGAAAAAATGATGTATGAATGGTATCTAAGTCTGAAAAGTGAATTGTCAGATATTCAAATCAACTTCATCAGGGGAGAGTCTCCTTTAAAAGTGGTTTGA
- a CDS encoding zinc ribbon domain-containing protein, translated as MSKYIDQIKKLVELQGIDTEMIKLKDRLVEAPKHLEELQAALDNIEDQVSHVKERLELLNHQKKKLSQDIEDDSNKIKKSKNKLMMVNNTKEYHAMMREMDNLEKLNRFREDEMTNLIEDIQVHQEKMEDLSTQRESLNDELAISQSTLDSEMAKINKRIKALEKNREKACATVPMPILSRYNFIKDRLHNPVIVSVKRGVCTGCYISIPPQSFIEIQKGEQILSCPNCQRLIYWEEHYNANQDEKAET; from the coding sequence TTGAGCAAGTATATTGATCAAATCAAAAAGCTGGTTGAGCTGCAGGGCATTGACACTGAAATGATCAAGCTGAAAGACCGGCTTGTTGAGGCGCCCAAACATCTTGAAGAACTACAGGCAGCCTTGGATAATATTGAAGATCAGGTCAGTCACGTTAAGGAGAGGCTCGAACTCCTAAATCATCAGAAAAAAAAGCTTTCTCAGGACATTGAAGATGATTCCAACAAGATCAAAAAAAGTAAAAACAAGCTTATGATGGTTAACAATACCAAAGAATATCACGCCATGATGCGTGAAATGGATAACCTTGAAAAGCTCAACCGTTTCCGCGAAGATGAAATGACCAACCTGATCGAGGATATTCAGGTACATCAGGAAAAGATGGAAGACCTTTCCACCCAGCGGGAATCATTAAACGATGAACTGGCCATAAGCCAGTCCACTCTGGACTCGGAAATGGCAAAAATTAACAAGCGAATCAAGGCCCTGGAAAAAAATCGCGAAAAAGCTTGCGCTACTGTTCCAATGCCCATATTATCACGGTATAACTTCATTAAAGATCGTTTACACAACCCTGTGATTGTATCAGTCAAGCGCGGTGTTTGCACTGGATGCTATATAAGCATTCCACCTCAGTCTTTTATTGAAATCCAGAAAGGTGAGCAGATTTTGAGCTGCCCCAATTGTCAAAGATTGATTTACTGGGAAGAACATTATAATGCTAACCAGGACGAGAAGGCTGAAACGTAA